The Anas acuta chromosome 2, bAnaAcu1.1, whole genome shotgun sequence genomic interval TTGATTTTGTGTCAAGAAAGCAGCTTCACTAATAATTAATAGAAATTGTCTTAATATCAGAAAAAGCATGATTAAATATGTGAGCAGTTCAAAAGAGCCAAACTGCtaatgtgattttcttttttttcactgctgtggGTCAGACTGGCGGATACAACAGTGCTTATAGCTCTCTTTTCACCGAATGCTGCTTTATCAGGGAGATGCACCTGATGCTGGCATTGGCGATAATTCTTGAGATATGAAGTGTTAGCCATTCATTTGCCATGTGTCTTGAGCTTTCTGTTTCACAACCTGCTTCCTGCAAGAGGacggagctgtgctgcagatggGTGGTCACAACTCGGGCAGGCGCTCCCACACCCAAAACTTGCATCATGTCTTGCGCTGCAGCAGTTGTCTTGTTGAGTCAGGCTTCCATCCGAGCACTGAGCTAACAGAAACCATTACAGTCACGTCACCTCTGGCACAGCAGATTGCAGCGAGATTGCATTATCTTCCCATCTCTCTGCCTCTGTAGCAGGAAACCCTCACTTTCTAGGATTCCTTTCCCAAGCATTGCACTAAAAGCAGACAAATAAATATGTTATATCTTTTTAATAACCTGGACTAGAGTATAGCTACGTTTCTAGCCTAGTTGGGTTGTTTGGGCAGGGGGGATTagtgctctctctctctctttctctctctcaattTTGTACTGGCATCGGTATTCTTGTTGagagtttttcctcttttgaacAGGAGTTAAACTATTGGGACATTTTATATGCTTAGATGGGTTCTATtactgagtttaaaaaaaaagttgtgatttaaatttaaaatgtatgaatcaacaaatatcaaaataatttggATTTTATAAGCAAAGCAAGTTTGCTCTGAAGCAGAAAGGTCAGCAATTCTTTGTCAGACTTCTTATTCATTGAATCCTTTTCCTAGTGTTTAAAATCAATGGCTAAATTGCCAAGCATTTAATCTCATTCATTTTACAGGTTGAGCAGTCAAAAGTTCTAATCAAAGAAGGTGGTGTTCAGTTACTGCTTACAATAGTTGACACACCAGGATTTGGAGATGCTGTGGATAATAGTAATTGGTAAGACATTCTTtgtgttttcccacaaaatTCTGTATCTCTTTTGTATGTGTGAGACAATGCATTCTgacttttttcaaaatgtacaCTTTGATCTTCAGTTAAAATGTTCATGGCTTTAAACTTGTCTGCAGTTTGCTATTAACTGAAAACTTAGACTACTGTAGTTTCTATTACCATTATGACTTGATTGAAACACAATCAGCTTGTCTCTAATTATCTTTAAAGTGAATGGAACCTTTAGAACTGTATCAACACTTACAGTATGCTAAACCTAGTTGTATGCTCTCACAAGATTTGACCAGAAAGTATATTCCTTTGGTGTATTCCTATACTCTCTTTAAGGATTTTCTTTAATGCTATTACAGTGATGGTAATGGTGTTTGAAAGGGTTTTTCAGTGAGCTAGTAGATTGTATCTGTACAGCTATGTAACTTGATAGTGTGTTGAGGAGCTGGTTGCTTACAATATACTGTGTtgaattcttttaataaaaaaaaagtcacagggAAATAGTGTACACTTAATTCTTAGCAAAGTCAGACTTTTTTACATAAGTGATGTAACTTACAGGTTTTTATTCATGTAAcctctgcagctggcagcctGTTATTGACTACATCGACAGTAAATTCGAGGACTACCTGAACGCAGAATCTCGAGTAAACAGACGTCAGATGCCAGATAATAGAGTGCAGTGCTGTTTATACTTCATTGCTCCTTCAGGACATGGGTTAGTATTagtgtattttgtttcctttctctgtctATATCTCAAACACCCAAATTTGGCATTCTTATGTATGGAAAGTTCCAGATATGGCTTCTTAATTAACTGCAGACCATGTTTAATTTCAAAGACGAACTTACTTTGACTTGTCAAACATCAGCAAGCGTGCCAGGTAATAAGTTAGACCACGAGAAAATATGATGGTGCATTAATAacataacaagaaaaaaatagaacaattaaaaaacacataAGTATTCAAAAGTGCCAGGATTGCTTCTGATATGTATGTCTTTGCccaaacacatttaaatttcAACTGTAGAAGCTGGTACACATCTCAGGcaacaggatttttctttccctctgagGTTAATGATAAAATCAAAGATTGAAAGCTACTTGCATCCttttaagaatgttttattCACCTGGAGTGTAATCCTTTGACTAGTGACAATTGCAATATCCATgttctggattttatttttccagttattATGCAATCCTTCACCCCTTCCTATTTTTAACTTGATCAGACTTCTATCTAGTGGTGGAGAGAGGGAGCTGCATTTCCGGGGTGTATTAGATGCAGGCCAGCTAGATCTGAAATTTGTTGCTTAGCATTTTATTGTATTACAAGTGATTAAATTTCTCAGAGACTCCTTAAGTGGTACCTTCAAAaccaggaggaggagaagataAGTAGCCTATTCTGTTGAATAGATGGAAAGTAGTAAAATGCTGTGAAGGAAGTAATGAAGAAATCCTGAGGAATATTCCTCTGGTAGTGAAAAAAGCCTGTTATTACATTCAGCTTCTCTAGTTAGCATCTGAATGGTTCCAGTAACCATTTTTGAACTACACAGAGTTCTaaactttggaaagaaaatgctatttttctaaTGTAGACTTGTCTTCACTAAACTTCTTTTGATCAACATGCGTGTTAATCAAGCAAGTGCTGTAGTTGGGAACTATCCTCCTCCTTTGGCAGCTGCCCATCAGCCAGAAGTTGATTTAGGTGGCTTTTTGAAATGGGAGGGAAAGCATACAAGGGTGAATGGATAGCCACACCAGTGCTCTTAAACTAGACATACATTAATGTTAGCTATTTAAAGGAATCATGCTGTGACTTTCAGCAGCAAGTAGAAGCTGTTAAACTGGAGATAAATACGTTTTCTGTGAcgttttgtttattcttttatgtatgtatgtatatggtTTCAAGGAGAAGCTAATTTGAGTACCAAATCAATCTGTTCCTAAtcctaatttatttaatatgagAAATAATCTTGTTAAATCCTTTAAGTGAATCCTTTAAGCCTGACTGAACTTGTTATAATTCTAAAGCATTAATGCATCAAAACCTATGGCTTTACTTTAGCAAACAGGAACTATTGACCATTTTGACCCGTACCTGGTGTTCTGATGTACCTGTGtggtgggtgttttttttttttttttttttaagtcattgcCATCCTCTTTCGTAATGTTCTTTTGTTAAACATAGTACTTCAGAGATGAgatacttctgttttgtttgtatgcAGGCCACAGTTTTAACTGTCTTTAgcaatacatataaaaaaagaatcttACAGCTCACTCTCAGGAAAGGACAtgtaaataaacataattttcagAAAGTAGAGCTGGATATGTGAACATGGTATGATTCACAACTATAAACTCCTACCAAGTCAGGTTTTAAATAGAACTATTTTCCGGCTAATGACACGAGCCTTGGTAGAAGAATTTTTATCACTTGCTTAAATGAATGTAATTTCAGCTAACAGAATTCTCTTGACTGCTTAGTAACATTAATGTATGATTTACTTTCATAGCATTATACTATGCTAAGGAATTCCTATAGCAGTTGCTGGTAgtcttttctgaatttcattcaACCATCTATCACTTATAAATCAGTGCCTTAAGAACAGTTGTCAGGACAAATCCTGAATCATTTGTATGTTCTTGTTCAAAGCCTTGcaatttatattaattaatgCTGTCTTTCAGACTTAAGCCTTTGGATATAGAGTTTATGAAGCGCCTGCATGAAAAAGTGAACATAATTCCACTCATTGCCAAAGCAGACACACTTACACCTGAGGAATGccaacagtttaaaaaacaggTGAGTTGAAAGACGAATATTTACGACGTGGACTAATTTAGTAAGCCGGTCCCTATGGAAATGGTGAGATTTAACTTCTTGTATGCAAAATTTAAACCCTGAAGCAGTGACTTGAGACAGCAAAGCTAAGTAATTTATATCTCTAgatttaattatatttcttgGTGAAATCTTGTTTCTGTCCGCAGggaaagatgttttaagtgtagCATGATTCTTGGCAGGTGAAGTATTTCACTACTGAGATAAAAATCAGTAAGGTAGGAAGGGAACTTTCAAGATTTAGGTGCCTAACAGaagttgtttaaaataaagaaaagaaaacaataaaacgTCCAAACCAActaaccaaaaacaaacaaagaatccccaaaacacacacaaaaacagtatttaacaGTATTTACACTGTTACTGACTTTATTAGCACTTCAATATGAAAGTGAATGCCATGTAAAGATACATTAAATACTAGCTTTGAAACAGTATGCCTCTGTTAAGCTTTGGGCTGTagcaatgtattttaaagatggTTAGATAATTGCAACATTGACAcaatgaaattttctttgtgtttttacaATAAATTTAGTAGTAATGCTTCCCAAGtggattgttttatttcagctatGCAAGGAGGAGGATAAGGAGAACACAGAATAGGATAAAATGAGACATGAAGTTGATTTTGTTGAACTGAGTCCCATCctagttttaaaaaaacacaggttctgaaaaaaaaaagttggcatTAAGAAATGCTGTGCAAAAAGTTCTTGATTTAAGACTTAAAATGCAATGACATTTTCTGCCTTGGAGAAGTGTAGGCAAGATGCTGTAGACCTAAAGTCCATTTTGTTAGCTTTTCAAGTGGTTTTTCTTTGGATGTAACCCTGtgtggaagggggaaaaaaaaggtagaatGCAGAATATTTCTTAGTACATACATAGCTTTATCAATGAGTTGATGTTAAATGCGGCAGACTTTCCAAAATGAAACTTTGAAAAGAAGTCCTTGCCTGAATTGGAAGCATATATTTCTTGTAAGATTGCAAACTCATGAACCAGAAATATTCCCAAAGGCTCTGCAATGTAGCTGTCAGCTAAATGGCATAATACTTTTCCATTCCAAAATTCTGGAAAACTAATCAGCTTGTTTCTAAAAATATGCTTCGGACAAATCAGGCACCAAAACAGTAAAGCCTCATTTTTGATCAGGCTGTCAGTTATTCTTACATTTTCATTAGTgcctgcaaatatttttcaatccAACTTGCCACTGGAATCAGTCCATCAGTCACAAGCTCTATCTAAAATAGATGATCTTGCTTCAAGCAATCGGTGCTCAGGCaagctggaaacagaaaagaataggTGTGACAGCAGTAGCTGTTGTGGGAATTAAAAGGGCTGAAGTATGCCAGCAGTTATCTACTcagtttttttttataaggTATTCAGTTGCTAGACTAGTCTGAGAATTTAAGTTTGATCATATTAGTTTTTGCATGTGCAGTTGGAGCAGCCATTCACGTAAATCTCCCTGTTGGCCCAGACGTAGAAAACTGCTGGTTGATTCTTGTTCCTTGCATTGATGGACAGCATTCCATTAGCTATGAGGTCTTTGGCTCTAATCCACATTCTCCTGCCACAGGAGTGATGGTCCTGCTAATAATCCCTTGGAGTAGCCTGATGGTGTTAAATGTGTATAAGTTCTATGATGTAAGTTAATCACCTTAGTATGCAAAGAGGGGGAATCAGATTTCATAGtcttataatttatttcttgctgCATACCTCAAGCAAATAACATGTTCTTGTTTTTAGATAATGAAAGAAATCCaagaacacaaaattaaaatatatgaatttcCAGAAACAGATGATGAAGAAGAAAGTAAGATTGTTAAAAAGATAAAGGTAAATATATCTTTAACTGCATCTCTTTTGCTTTGattgggggggagggaaaggggaggagagTGAAAAGCTTAGTTGATAGTGAAGAACCCACCAAAATGTAGAGGATAAAAAGATGAGAGGTTGTTCAAAGATGCACTGTTTCTTATTTGAGAGAATGAAGTTCTTCTCAGATTTGCTTTAGTCCTTTAATGGGTGAAATTTAGAACGAGAACATGAGATCACATTCTCATTGATAAATTTTTGAAAGATTACAGAtcacttgctttctttttatttaatcccTGTTTGACTTCTACCTGCCTGCCACACTTCATTTGACTGTGAGCTTGGTAGGAGGCAAGGAAGGTGTGCAGTGGCATGAATTGCATGCATTGTACTCAATAGAAGTGATGTCTGACCAATTGATATACCAAAACCTTAATTTAGACGAATGACTAAAGGAAATCTGAATGACTGTTGGGCTGTCAGGCTGTTGCATGACTTCTTTGTTTACTTGTGTTTTTTGGTTCGTTCTTTCATGTTGAAGTCCATCTTGTGGATGGACTTATCTTTTTTGCTCAGTAACTTTAACAGCCTATAAAAGCTTTTACATCTTTTGTTACTGTGGGAATCGCCTAGGATAGATAAAACACAAAGGGCACAAATGAATGCTATTCTGGGACTAAGATGTGCTAGCctaaaggagaagaggaagaataaaagcaagGATGGAAGTCCAAAATATTTGGCTTTGTATGCTGTTCCTTTCAGCTATTTGAAGCAGCTCTTGACTACTTTGCTTGTTATACTGAAAAGATTTTTGCTTCAGTTGAAAACAAGGACCTGAATTAGTGTTTTTGGCAAATGTTTGAAAATTGGATGCAAGATCCAGTCAAAACAACAACCCTTGTAGCCAGTGGGGATACAAAGTGATAAATAATTACTGTGCAAgttaattaaatagaaaatggtTTTGCCTGTGCAGTTTACCAAGTAACAGTAGTGTCTGCTTCTTACCCAGATTTACAGTATGTGACAGTGTATAGGGAATTTCAGAAAGGTGTGTGTGTAGAATGTGTGTAATAAAAACAAGTCAGAGGTTAGTGAATGCAACTATTCTGGCTGTTTGGGCAAGCTGCACCACAGTGTTACAGCACCCAACTGGTCTCAGTCAAGTTTATACATGATATGCTTATGGTATATTTTTGCATTAGAgaagtttgatttttaaagcaatactTTATGTTGTAGGATCGTTTACCTCTTGCTGTGGTAGGTAGTAATACGATCATTGAAGTCAATGGCAAGAGAGTTAGAGGAAGGCAGTACCCGTGGGGAGTTGCAGAAGGTAAggctttttcattatttgtggCCATTTGAAACGTATTAGGattcaaatgtttaaaaacatttgaaatgtttttaaaatgcttggtATAATGTACATTGGAAATCTATTGAACGTactattttttgttattctgaCAGGAACAAGGTAAAGGTTCAGCAACGTGTAATTTTGCAAGCAGATTCCTGTTGAAGCTTCACTGAGGAACTGTAAAAACCCGTAGTAACTTATTACAGTTCCTACATAAGATGAGGCTTAAATTCCAAGTGTTTACTAgcattcttattttaatttcttacatataaactgtgtttatttcttgaattcttttttttttcagggtatTCACATTATAAATGTTAATTTGATCAGCTTCACTAGCATAAATTCAGTTTAAAGTTTCTGTAAGAATTTAAATACCCAAATTCTTATACCTATCAAATACCCAAAATATATTAGCCTTAATTGTTGGGGCTTAGCAACAGGAAGGTAGCTTGTATTGAATTGAATAGTTTTCatagttcctttttttcctttgtttagaTCTTTCTAACAGTAGAAGATAAGCTTTAAAGATAACGATGTTCTTCTGACAACCATTGCTTGTGCTTCAAATCTATTTACCTATGTGAAAcagcacatgaaaaataaagctcGCACCATGCCatataaagaaaagaattgTTATAAACTTGCGTTGTTTTTCCATTATGATTACACGTTTTTTCCTTGTAGTGTGCATGTAttgaagaaagagaagattttTCTCACTATTTCTGCCTTTCAAGGGCAATGACTATAAATTCAATATGGGTCAAAATAGCAAAGAATCCAAGCACAGTATGGACCAATACTTTAAAAAGCTGCAGTATGTCTCTTTAAAGTACATGTCTGGCAGGAAATGAGGTTTGGCACAAAGCAAAAACCAGCTGCACCAGAGATGATCAAGCTTTATTTTAAGGCTCTTGCGTTAGTATTTTGAAATGTACAAAATGGTACtgctcttctttattttaaaacaaacttgaGAAATGTTTCACACTCGCGTTGTAGACAAGTGCATCAAATTGAATATACAGACTTCCTTTGTTTAGTTGAACAACAAAAGATGCATTAAAATTGAACTAAAGACTTGCATCTCCTTtggtggggctggagggagaaaTAGACTTCATAAAGTCTGTCTTCTAAAGGTTTTGGGCATAACTGGATCTAGACTGAGGTCTTCAGTTAATGTCTGACCTTCAATAATACAGCTGTGCTGACAGGGCTTCCAAGGGATCATGAAGTTAGTTAAACTGGCAAAACTGTTTCTGCTGAGGTGGTTTATTCTGCTATACTGATTCAGGGTGCAATTTTCTAGTATGGCTTAAGGGAACCTACCTTGGCTGGTGAGATGTACTGATAAAGTCGTATCACTAATTCTCTTCCACTGTAAACACGCATCCTGTGTGAGTGAAAAAAGTCTGGGCGTAACCTGTTGAATGAGCATAGGAAGTGGATGATGTCTTTGAGTAAAGCATATATTTTGGTTGGAGTCTCAAGAAAAAATTATCATTTTCCACAGTTGAAAATGGGGAACACTGTGACTTCACAATTCTGAGGAACATGTTGATAAGGTAAGCAACTAATGGGTAACATGGAGTTTTCTAGTATGTCTAACAGGCTGGAAAGTTTTatgttggaggaaaaaaagatctaaACTTGTGAGTTCATACTAATCCAGTGCTTTTAGTTGTAAACAAAATTTGTACTCTTTGAAACCAATTTGTTTAACCATATATCTAGCTAGTGGTGCcagtgaattttttttattggatAGCACTCTTCTTTctgatttgttcttttttttttttttaaaggtgataAACGATAGGAACCCAAGTTGTCTGTTAGTGCTGACGTGTACTTAGTTGCAGacatctttttaaattttcagtgtcAGCATTTTCTAAAGCAACCTTCATTGTGTTAAGCGCtgagagatttttcttcctgtattcACAGCGGTTCAGTAAGTTCATCTGCTCTAACAATTGCTAGTTCAGTGCAAAATAATCAGCTATTTCTGTGACTTAGCTGTCTTGACAACTCTTATTTAAATGGAAGAATGACAACGTTGTGGGGAATGGGACTTTAATGGCAGAATATAGTTTGAGTCAATCTGCACAAGGTGCAGAGACTAATTTTGCACatagtattttgtatttgtgtacTAAGCTGATAAATTATACTTATTGACAGAACTCATATGCAGGACCTGAAGGATGTCACTAACAATGTACATTATGAGAACTATAGGAGCAGAAAACTGGCAGCTGTTACCTACAACGGTgttgacaacaacaaaaacaaagggcAGCTAACAAAGTAAGTTTTTGTTGAGATTGTATTGCTCTTTAATCCTTCTGCTATTTTTTAGTTGGTTTCATGGtgggaattatttatttcactttctatTCTTCAGTCATTTGCCTCTTTGCTGCATTCTGGTCTGTGAACACTATAATTCTGGCTTACtcatgttttgttctgtttcataAAGGTTTACACTAGTCTTCAGTgaataggttaaaaaaatggGGTTTAGTTGGATTCAGTTTTGAAGAGAAACCATACGTTCACTGTTTCTAAGTTGTATTTCATTAGTAGATACTGGAAAATTTTTGTGCAGTAGTGTTTCTATTTTGGTATATATACtattttgtcattatttctttttgtatgaATACTCAATAGTCAGCATCAGGGAtgtttttgagagaaaaatagatCAATGTTTATTTAGAAACTTTGGCAATCCAGACGCACTGTCATTATTGAATGGCTGCCATGGCTTCTTCTAAGGTTGTTTATCATGATAGTGGAATTATTGCAACATCTTCATCCATTGTGAGAGGAAAGTTGCAATGCAggggttttgcttttatttttgttgcagttTTTGCTCTTTAATGCTAGTAAGTCATCTTGACGGCCACTGACCTTGACGGTCATCTTGACGGCAAGCTGTTTGCCAACACGgtaaaattatttgaagatTTAAAAGCAAGCTTTATTGAATTCTTCATATACAATACTATTTGAGAATACcatgttttttcatttaatacatGCATTTCCCCAGTTCTATATTTATCAACAATAATcagttattaaattattatgaaTTAGTGATGTAGTGAGGTCAAGTCTCAGACAGAAGTAGTcctcaaatatatttatagcaCAGTGGTTACTTCTCACTTATATTTATTGCCATCACGTTATCCCTGATTTACATGTCAAGGCTCCTAAGTACATATAGCAAGTATGTTGGAACTTTTTCTCAAGCTGCACTTCATCCTCATGACAGTACAGTATTATGGCTGAGAGGGGAGGagttttaaagacagaaattacTAAATGAAATAGTCACCATGGAGAACAAAATAGCACAGCTAGGAGAACAACAGGGAAGAAAGCCCTCTTGAGCCTTTGGTTGGAAGATCTTTAGCCTAATTCTTTGTTCAATGACAGTGgattaaagaaaatgcagaatagAGAATTACTCACTGCCTCCAGCATCTATCTAACTTGCTATTGTTATACTTTTTTAGTGTActgttctctttattttttactgtgctATTTGCTATCATTGTACTGAAAAGTGAAACTTTTTATTGCTCTTTTGTGTATCATAggaatttgttttgattttttaatgcagtgttTAGTAGcagtttctctctgtttctgaatCTCAGTGGATTTTCTTCGGATTTAGAAGTACCTTGGTTTTTGTGATAACATTTActatttcttgtgttttgtgcCTGTTTGTATTTATGTTAGTCTGTACCTACAGACTTAGTCTATTAGTTATATCCAAGGTActgtttgttggttttcttctttaagaaagtgattttttgaTTCCCATActacaaacaaaataagatgCATTTCTGTATATATACCTGTACCAGAAGGACTTCAGAAACTATGTTTGTGTTCTTCCTCTTTCAGTCTTTTCAATCTTGTCAATCAGTTGCtaatttctgaaacttttttccaCTAGGATTTGTGCTCCAAATGTTTGGAATTACTTTGCTTTCAGAatcatgcttatttttttgtcatctgAGGTCACTGTGCTGTTCCACCTGAATATTTATAGTTAAAAGTGCCTTTTGGAACTCATTTTCTTGCTAAGAAATCTGCTGCACATAATATTGCAGCACTGAATCTCTGATGTGAATTAATAAAGGTGGCACTCTGAGCTATCAGGtttttttctcaagaaataAGTTAACAGTTTGATTCAGCCATCTGAAAGATGGCAAAATCTATTGCAAACATacaaaattttgaatttttttgcagtttttcttcaaaCTCAGGGTGacttaaaaaattataaatcatGAATGCACATGCAGGTTATG includes:
- the SEPTIN7 gene encoding septin-7 isoform X1, whose protein sequence is MVVGESGLGKSTLINSLFLTELYSPEYPGPSHRIKKTVQVEQSKVLIKEGGVQLLLTIVDTPGFGDAVDNSNCWQPVIDYIDSKFEDYLNAESRVNRRQMPDNRVQCCLYFIAPSGHGLKPLDIEFMKRLHEKVNIIPLIAKADTLTPEECQQFKKQIMKEIQEHKIKIYEFPETDDEEESKIVKKIKDRLPLAVVGSNTIIEVNGKRVRGRQYPWGVAEVENGEHCDFTILRNMLIRTHMQDLKDVTNNVHYENYRSRKLAAVTYNGVDNNKNKGQLTKFDTVEGMSPLAQMEEERREHVAKMKKMEMEMEQVFEMKVKEKVQKLKDSEAELQRRHEQMKKNLEAQHKELEEKRRQFEDEKANWEAQQRILEQQNSSRTLEKNKKKGKIF
- the SEPTIN7 gene encoding septin-7 isoform X2 yields the protein MGESGLGKSTLINSLFLTELYSPEYPGPSHRIKKTVQVEQSKVLIKEGGVQLLLTIVDTPGFGDAVDNSNCWQPVIDYIDSKFEDYLNAESRVNRRQMPDNRVQCCLYFIAPSGHGLKPLDIEFMKRLHEKVNIIPLIAKADTLTPEECQQFKKQIMKEIQEHKIKIYEFPETDDEEESKIVKKIKDRLPLAVVGSNTIIEVNGKRVRGRQYPWGVAEVENGEHCDFTILRNMLIRTHMQDLKDVTNNVHYENYRSRKLAAVTYNGVDNNKNKGQLTKFDTVEGMSPLAQMEEERREHVAKMKKMEMEMEQVFEMKVKEKVQKLKDSEAELQRRHEQMKKNLEAQHKELEEKRRQFEDEKANWEAQQRILEQQNSSRTLEKNKKKGKIF